In Leclercia sp. LSNIH1, the genomic stretch ATACCGGCGTGCGGCGGTGTTTCCCCGGCATGGCCAGGCCAAACTGAAAGGCATAACGGGCAATATCCAGCGCACCGGCGATATCACCGGCATCGAGACGCCACAGCATCACCGTCATCAGAATGTCGTCCTGTGCGCCTTTGCCCTGCTCAAGCGCGCCACTGACCCACGGGGCATAGAACGGCAACAGCTCCCGCTTAATCTCCGCCTTGCGCTCTTTCGAATGGATGGTTTTTAGCGTGCGTTGGTCTGCGGCCAGCTTAACCAGCATCTGCTCGTAGGCAGTGGCATGTCGCAGCGGGTTTGCAGCCCGCTGCGTGGTTGTGGAGGCCGAGACCCGCATCATGTGACGCTGTGCGGGACTCGTCATCGGTTACGCTCCTGCTACCGGCTCGGCTGCTGCCTGCGCCTGGGTGAAGGTGCCGACCTTGATGTTTTCCACCAGGCAACCGGCGGCGTAGTCTTCAACCACAAAATCGACGTTCATCGACTCGTAGTTTTCCACGCGGTCGAGTTTCGCGTTTTCGTCAATAACCCGGCGATGACTCTCGTCCATAAAGTAGATGGACAGATTATCGAGGCGCGTCACAAACAGCGCATTGGCCGGGAAGTACGGCACACGCACCGCCGGAAGGTTACCGATGCGTTTCTGGCTGGCGATCACGTCAGCGGCCATGGCTTCGGTATTGGCCTGCTCTTTGTTGACGATCGGGAAATATTTGTCCGCCAGAAGCTGACGACCCACAATCACCACTAGATCGGGGTCTTCCTGATACCACGGCTCGATAAGGTTGTTCGTGGCATCCATCACCAGGGCGTCGAGGTTTTCATAGTCGCCACCTTTACCGATGCGGATCACATCGGAAACGACCGCGCCGTCGTCATCGGTGACCTTATTCATCACACGGCCCGGTGCTTCATTGCGGTATTTCTGCATCCAGCCCACGGCCACGTCCTGAAGCATCGGGTTTTCCGCACGGTTTGACGTCGCGGCGCGTTTCACGCCGTTAAAGCCGACCATGATGAAGTCCAGCGACTGGCGCTTGGTGATGGCATTGCGGATGCGGATCTGGAAGTCCTGAAAACGCGCCCACAGGTCGAGCGTTTTGTAACGGATATGGAAATCGAAGTTAATCTGATCGCACTCGTACTTGTTGCTCTCCAGCGCGGCGAAGTCGCCGGTCTTACGCTCCTGACCGTTGGCAGTGTCCGCCGTGCTGGCAATGGAGCCAGTCACGCCGACCCCAACTTTTTCGCCCTTCAGCTCACTGACCGGCACGATATTGATGCGGGTCAGGAAATCGGAATTCTCCTGCACGGTGTCCATCAGAGTCTGAGTCACCGACGGGTTGACGGTGAATTTTTTCGACAGATCGCTTACCTCCACACCGCTCAGCTCAGCAATTCGGGAGAGATACTTATTAAATTTAAAACGGGTTTCCTGACGCATATTTTTTCCTGAAATTTGTAATTAATCGGGGTTCACTGTCTGCCGTTCGCGGGCCTGTCAGCAGTTCGTCAGCGTCGATTCACCGCCACCGCCGGTACTCAGCTCGCGGCGCGGCTGATGACGGCTTGGTGTGTTATCGAGCGTGGTTTTGAGCTGCGAAAATGCCTGACTGGTCTGCTCCGCCTTACTTGTCACATCCTGCCTGAGGGAGGCAAAGGAAGTTTCCAGCGCAGCGAGACGCTCATCGGATGCGCTGAGGCTGGTCTGCATATGCTCACTGACCACCGTCACCGCTTCATGCACATCAGCGAAACGGGCGTCATCGCTTGCCTGCTTGCGGCCAAAAATGCTTTTCACGGTGTCGCTTAATTTGGTGAAGACGGTTTCGGCCTGGTCTTCAAACTCCAGCTCCGCCAGGGTGGCGACAGAAATCAGGTTGTCCGGGGCTGTCTTGAAGCGGTTAAGCGGATTGCTTTTCGCAGTGCGGCAAAATTCAAGATATTCGGTGCCGAGGCTTGCCGGGTCATCGGTGACGGCCAGGCCGACCAGATAACATTTGCCGGTGTTGGCAAAGTTCGGCTGGATCTCCATGGAGGTGTAAACCTTCTGGCCCTTGCCGACCATTTCCACCAGGTTGTCGAGCGGCGCGATTTTGCCGAACAGCGCCCATTTACCGTTAAGCGCCGAATCGTCTTCGATTTTTTCAGCCTTCAGCTCCACCACGTCACCGTAGCGGTTGAATGCACCATCCGGGAGGATGCCGCGCAGATGTTCCAGGTTAATACGGCAGCCATAGACGCGGGGGTCAAAACCTGCGGCCATTTCCTGAATATCGGTCGCGCTAATTACGCGGCCGTCGCAGGTATCGCCCTCAACGCCGATACGGAAAAACTTACTCACTTTTTTTGCCATCGTCAGGAGTCCTGATTGTGGGGTTACGGGTTCGGGGTTAGTTTTCCCGACTCGGCACCCTTCCGGCTATCGGTGCCGGATGGGTACGCCCTCACACAACAGCGCCTTAGCGATTCGTAAGCGGCTCATCAGTAGCCTTGCCCTGTATCAATCACGGCGAGGCATCCATGACCATCACCACCGACACGACGCTTTTAAACGATCCGCGACGACAGGCGGCGCTGCTGTACTGGCAGGGCTTTTCCGTGCCGCAAATCGCTGAAATGTTGCAGACCAAACGGCCTACCGTGCAGAGCTGGAAACAGCGCGACGGCTGGGACGAAACCGCACCGATTAACCGGGTGGAAAGCACGCTTGAAGCCCGGCTCATCCAGCTCTACGCAAAGCCGGATTTAACCGCGCATGATTTCAAGGTTGCCGACTTTTTGTCGCGCCAGATGGAGCGTCTTGCCCGGGTCAACCGCTACGGCCAGACCGGCAACGAGGCCGATCTCAATCCCAACGTGGCGAACCGCAACAAGGGTGAACGTAAGAAGCCGAAAAAGAATTTTTTCAGCGAAGAGGCTATCGAAAAACTGGAGGAGATTTTCCTCGCGGAGTCGTTCGAGTATCAGCTCAAATGGCACCGTGCCGGGCTGGCTCACCGCATCCGCGACATCCTGAAATCCCGCCAGATCGGCGCAACGTACTACTTTTCCCGCGAGGCGCTGCTGCACGCCCTGAAAACCGGCCATAACCAGATATTTTTATCAGCCTCAAAAACACAGGCGTATGTGTTCCGGGAATACATCATCCAGTTTGCGCGCCTGGTCGATGTTGACCTCTCCGGCGACCCGATTGTGATCGGCAACAACGGGGCAAAGCTGATTTTCCTCGGCACCAACTCCAACACCGCGCAGAGCCATAACGGCGACCTGTATGTTGATGAGATTTTCTGGATCCCCAACTTCCAGCGGCTGCGTAAGGTTGCCTCGGGCATGGCCTCGCAAAAGCACCTGCGCACCACCTATTTTTCAACACCTTCCTCCCTCGGCCATGGTGCATATCCGTTCTGGTCGGGCGAGCTGTTTAACCGGGGCCGGGCCAGTGCCAGTGAGCGTGTCGAGATCGATATCAATCATTCCGCGCTGGCCGCCGGGGTTGCCTGCGCGGACGGGCAGTGGCGGCAGATTGTTACCATTGAGGATGCGCTTGCCGGGGGCTGTACCCTGTTTGACCTGGACACACTGAAGCGCGAAAACAGCGCCGATGATTTCCGCAACCTGTTTATGTGCGAATTTGTTGACGATAAAGCCTCGGTGTTTCCGTTTGAGGAGCTGCAACGGTGCATGGTAGACAGTCTGGAGGAATGGGAGGACTACGCCCCGTTTGCCGATCGTCCTTTCGGCCAGCGTCCGGTCTGGATTGGCTACGACCCGTCACACCGGGGCGACAGCGCCGGGTGCGTGGTAATCGCCCCGCCGATGGTGACCGGCGGCAAGTTCCGTATTCTGGAGCGCCATCAGTGGAAGGGCATGGACTTTGCCACCCAGGCGAACGCAATCCGCGAGCTGACCGAAAAATACTACGTCGAGTATATCGGTATCGATGCAACTGGCCTCGGCCAGGGTGTATATCAGCTGGTTCGTTCCTTCTACCCGGCTGCCCGCGAGATCCGCTACACGCCGGAAATTAAAACGGCAATGGTGCTCAAGGCAAAAGACACGATCACCCGCGGCTGTCTGG encodes the following:
- a CDS encoding phage major capsid protein, P2 family, producing MRQETRFKFNKYLSRIAELSGVEVSDLSKKFTVNPSVTQTLMDTVQENSDFLTRINIVPVSELKGEKVGVGVTGSIASTADTANGQERKTGDFAALESNKYECDQINFDFHIRYKTLDLWARFQDFQIRIRNAITKRQSLDFIMVGFNGVKRAATSNRAENPMLQDVAVGWMQKYRNEAPGRVMNKVTDDDGAVVSDVIRIGKGGDYENLDALVMDATNNLIEPWYQEDPDLVVIVGRQLLADKYFPIVNKEQANTEAMAADVIASQKRIGNLPAVRVPYFPANALFVTRLDNLSIYFMDESHRRVIDENAKLDRVENYESMNVDFVVEDYAAGCLVENIKVGTFTQAQAAAEPVAGA
- a CDS encoding GPO family capsid scaffolding protein, with translation MAKKVSKFFRIGVEGDTCDGRVISATDIQEMAAGFDPRVYGCRINLEHLRGILPDGAFNRYGDVVELKAEKIEDDSALNGKWALFGKIAPLDNLVEMVGKGQKVYTSMEIQPNFANTGKCYLVGLAVTDDPASLGTEYLEFCRTAKSNPLNRFKTAPDNLISVATLAELEFEDQAETVFTKLSDTVKSIFGRKQASDDARFADVHEAVTVVSEHMQTSLSASDERLAALETSFASLRQDVTSKAEQTSQAFSQLKTTLDNTPSRHQPRRELSTGGGGESTLTNC
- a CDS encoding terminase ATPase subunit family protein, which translates into the protein MTITTDTTLLNDPRRQAALLYWQGFSVPQIAEMLQTKRPTVQSWKQRDGWDETAPINRVESTLEARLIQLYAKPDLTAHDFKVADFLSRQMERLARVNRYGQTGNEADLNPNVANRNKGERKKPKKNFFSEEAIEKLEEIFLAESFEYQLKWHRAGLAHRIRDILKSRQIGATYYFSREALLHALKTGHNQIFLSASKTQAYVFREYIIQFARLVDVDLSGDPIVIGNNGAKLIFLGTNSNTAQSHNGDLYVDEIFWIPNFQRLRKVASGMASQKHLRTTYFSTPSSLGHGAYPFWSGELFNRGRASASERVEIDINHSALAAGVACADGQWRQIVTIEDALAGGCTLFDLDTLKRENSADDFRNLFMCEFVDDKASVFPFEELQRCMVDSLEEWEDYAPFADRPFGQRPVWIGYDPSHRGDSAGCVVIAPPMVTGGKFRILERHQWKGMDFATQANAIRELTEKYYVEYIGIDATGLGQGVYQLVRSFYPAAREIRYTPEIKTAMVLKAKDTITRGCLEYDVAATDLTQSFMSIRKTMTGSGRSSTYEASRTEEASHADLAWATMHVLINEPLTAGSGGASSSILEFN